A region of Ignavibacteriota bacterium DNA encodes the following proteins:
- a CDS encoding aldehyde dehydrogenase family protein yields MLKFSLQISGAKATANYRDILSPYNFEKVGEVEIPDANAVAIALNNAEYSFREIMKNMPAWRRAEILYKVSEQISNEKQLLAEIIAVEGGKPLKDALIEVTRAVNTVKMSGDYALNLNGDQISMDRAAGSENHIAFTIKQGMGVVLAISAFNHPVNLICHQVATSFAAGNSVLVKPASQTPLSCLKICSYFENAGLDSRVINVIPISGKDTENIIGDTRIKFVSFIGSAEVGWNIPKLVAPGTGYGLEHGGTAVAVVDDSADLEFASTSIVKGGFYHAGQVCVSTQNIFVKNDIFDKFLELIKYKTLNLVTGNPLDIKTDVGPIINSWEHNRILSQIEEATQMGAVIVAGGKAISETCIEPTIMINTNYDMKLMNNEVFGPVININTYNKLDDVISVCNKTPFSFQNAIYTKNIDAALKFAKKIDSKAVIINDSTAFRVDWMPFGGAKESGFRVGGIKYSIDDVTEEKLIVIRMHDYDA; encoded by the coding sequence ATGTTGAAATTTAGTCTTCAAATATCAGGAGCTAAAGCGACCGCTAATTATAGGGATATTTTAAGCCCATATAATTTCGAAAAGGTAGGTGAAGTTGAAATTCCAGATGCAAATGCTGTTGCAATAGCCTTAAACAATGCAGAATATTCTTTTAGAGAAATTATGAAAAATATGCCTGCCTGGAGGCGAGCTGAAATTCTTTACAAAGTATCAGAACAAATCAGTAATGAAAAGCAGCTTCTTGCTGAAATAATTGCAGTTGAAGGTGGAAAACCTCTTAAGGACGCACTTATCGAGGTAACACGGGCTGTAAATACAGTTAAAATGTCCGGTGATTACGCTTTGAACCTGAATGGTGATCAAATTTCAATGGACAGAGCTGCAGGAAGTGAAAATCACATAGCATTTACTATTAAGCAAGGCATGGGTGTTGTGCTTGCTATTTCAGCATTCAATCACCCTGTTAATTTAATATGTCATCAGGTCGCTACTTCTTTTGCAGCTGGTAACAGTGTTCTGGTAAAACCTGCATCACAAACTCCTTTGTCATGTCTGAAGATTTGCTCATATTTTGAAAATGCAGGTCTGGATAGCAGAGTTATTAATGTCATTCCAATTTCAGGAAAAGATACTGAAAATATAATTGGAGATACAAGAATCAAATTTGTCTCATTTATTGGCTCTGCCGAAGTTGGTTGGAATATTCCAAAGCTTGTAGCTCCGGGAACCGGTTACGGACTCGAACACGGTGGAACTGCTGTTGCTGTAGTTGATGACAGTGCAGACCTGGAATTTGCTTCGACAAGTATAGTAAAGGGTGGTTTTTATCACGCTGGACAAGTTTGTGTTTCTACCCAAAATATTTTTGTTAAAAACGATATTTTTGATAAGTTTCTGGAACTTATTAAATATAAAACACTTAATTTAGTGACAGGTAATCCGCTTGATATAAAAACTGATGTAGGACCTATTATTAATTCTTGGGAACATAATAGAATTCTCAGCCAGATTGAAGAAGCTACTCAAATGGGTGCAGTAATTGTGGCAGGTGGTAAAGCTATTTCTGAAACCTGCATCGAGCCAACAATTATGATAAACACAAATTATGATATGAAATTGATGAACAACGAAGTTTTCGGTCCTGTTATTAACATAAATACTTATAATAAACTTGATGATGTTATTTCTGTCTGTAATAAAACTCCATTTTCGTTCCAGAATGCTATTTATACTAAAAATATTGATGCAGCATTGAAATTTGCAAAGAAAATTGATTCAAAAGCTGTGATTATTAATGATTCAACTGCTTTCAGAGTGGATTGGATGCCTTTTGGCGGTGCTAAAGAATCCGGTTTCAGAGTTGGAGGTATTAAATATTCAATTGATGATGTAACTGAAGAAAAATTAATTGTTATTAGGATGCATGATTATGATGCCTGA
- a CDS encoding response regulator transcription factor: protein MEKDNSNTFTVVLIDDSPLTHLIVEKALDEIDFAVLLAHIYNGEEFVELVKRTHPDLAILDIEMTGIDGFTAMDSARRFHPDLKVIFLSQYNTQGFITAARKANANGFLVKMPSVETLKDALIRVMKGEFVEYSSIEQV, encoded by the coding sequence ATGGAAAAAGATAACTCAAATACATTTACAGTCGTCTTAATTGATGATAGTCCACTTACTCATTTGATTGTTGAAAAAGCATTGGATGAGATTGATTTTGCTGTTTTACTGGCTCATATTTACAATGGTGAAGAATTTGTCGAACTGGTAAAGCGCACTCACCCGGACTTGGCAATTCTTGATATTGAAATGACAGGAATTGATGGATTTACAGCTATGGACTCGGCACGTCGTTTCCACCCGGATTTGAAAGTAATCTTTTTGAGCCAATATAATACTCAAGGCTTTATAACCGCTGCTCGTAAAGCAAATGCCAATGGTTTCCTTGTAAAGATGCCATCTGTCGAAACTTTGAAAGATGCCCTCATAAGAGTGATGAAAGGTGAATTTGTTGAGTATTCATCAATTGAACAAGTATAA
- the csrA gene encoding carbon storage regulator CsrA, with protein sequence MLVLSRKIGEIVTIGNSIEISVLSYDRGVVRLGINAPKSVPVHRKEVHDKIIQLNKQAAKTELKAIKEAISMSAYNFMQSNEDELGLQIKNFTKND encoded by the coding sequence ATGCTGGTATTATCAAGGAAGATAGGTGAAATTGTAACAATCGGAAATTCTATTGAAATTTCTGTGTTGAGTTATGACCGTGGTGTTGTAAGGCTTGGTATTAATGCCCCTAAATCAGTACCTGTTCATCGCAAAGAAGTTCATGACAAAATTATTCAATTGAATAAACAAGCAGCTAAAACAGAACTGAAAGCAATTAAAGAAGCTATCAGCATGTCAGCTTATAATTTTATGCAAAGCAATGAAGATGAACTTGGTTTACAAATCAAGAATTTTACTAAAAATGATTAG
- a CDS encoding MmcQ/YjbR family DNA-binding protein, producing MTLEEISRYCLSLPLVTEDVKWDNVLCYSVAGKLFFVVSLDEVPCGASFKVPDDVFEELSENPNFIQAPYFAKNKWIKILDIGNLKISDKEEFILQAYNLIKQKLTKKLQKDIDDLFTTMV from the coding sequence ATGACACTTGAAGAAATTAGTAGGTATTGCCTGTCACTTCCATTGGTTACTGAGGATGTAAAATGGGATAATGTGCTTTGCTATTCAGTTGCAGGGAAATTATTCTTTGTTGTCAGTCTTGATGAAGTTCCGTGCGGAGCTTCTTTTAAGGTTCCGGATGATGTTTTTGAGGAGTTATCCGAAAATCCTAATTTTATTCAAGCACCATATTTTGCAAAAAATAAGTGGATTAAAATTCTTGATATTGGGAATTTGAAAATTTCGGACAAAGAAGAATTCATCTTGCAGGCTTACAATTTGATCAAGCAGAAACTAACAAAAAAATTGCAGAAAGATATAGATGATCTATTTACAACTATGGTTTAA
- a CDS encoding S8 family peptidase — protein MKIFIILRFTLILLLFAVNTPDIFCQGDTYRIFFKNKGSDVFEPGSNLYNETLQGISERALQRRLKTRNESNIISIEDAPVSKLYLNEIENAGGKILAVVKWENYCVAYFKNESDVKNLNNLDFIKYYQTTSSEFKLLNYESPKTLKLHQKESLLSKISITAEDTTINKYGAIQNVMAMIRIPEVHSLGISGKGALIGFLDSGFRPDSLSVLRNLQILDEYDFIYRDSKTSNQQFDHPQQDHHGTQVLSIAVANKPEFYLGAAPEASVALAKTENLHYERKIEEDWFYEGVEWLEALGVDVINASLGYFNFDSLQTSYIFDDLTGNKAITSRAVNKAAERGVLFIVAAGNNGPGTETINTPADADSVLAVGSVNFDKNVSRFSSRGGDALQRKRPHLSAQGGGVLVVNPNNDESLFISGGTSLSSPVISGAAALIISAFPEIKPYELKDILFKSADNYPEQNNVTGYGIPDIYRAVTNYGIYISPPVIYSIHHFRRVLAKVKYIEPISEVSLFVQFYGSGFFDEFRMIYGGDNYFFAELPINSFKMKNAYAYITAKSESKSRRMPIYEDSLFPISPENLDIVPFGLTLHNDRIRYVETAGSFVYPSIIPRFSRSINLITYSDSNSEVRVYANDLLGKEIFKKIIDNPGIGIIETEIPTNDLLSGIYTIRVISSGRNETIKFIIY, from the coding sequence ATGAAAATATTTATAATATTACGTTTTACATTGATTTTGCTTTTATTTGCAGTGAATACTCCTGATATTTTCTGTCAGGGAGATACATACAGAATATTTTTTAAAAATAAAGGAAGCGATGTATTTGAACCTGGAAGTAACTTATATAATGAAACACTTCAGGGCATTTCCGAAAGAGCTTTGCAGCGCAGACTAAAGACAAGAAATGAAAGCAATATTATTTCAATCGAAGATGCACCGGTCAGCAAATTATATCTGAATGAAATAGAAAATGCCGGCGGAAAGATTCTCGCAGTTGTTAAATGGGAAAATTACTGTGTAGCATATTTTAAAAATGAATCAGATGTAAAAAATCTTAACAATCTTGATTTTATTAAATATTACCAAACTACTTCATCTGAATTCAAACTTCTTAACTATGAATCTCCAAAAACTTTAAAATTACATCAAAAAGAAAGCCTCTTGAGCAAAATCAGTATAACAGCTGAAGACACAACCATAAATAAATACGGAGCAATTCAAAATGTAATGGCAATGATTCGTATCCCTGAAGTTCATTCTTTGGGTATTTCAGGCAAAGGTGCTTTGATAGGATTTCTGGATTCCGGCTTCAGACCTGATTCACTGAGCGTTTTGAGAAATCTTCAGATTTTAGATGAGTATGACTTCATATATCGTGATAGCAAAACTTCAAATCAACAATTCGACCATCCACAGCAGGACCATCATGGCACTCAAGTGCTATCAATCGCAGTTGCCAACAAACCTGAGTTTTACCTCGGAGCAGCACCAGAAGCCTCAGTTGCACTTGCAAAAACTGAAAATTTGCATTATGAGCGAAAAATTGAGGAAGATTGGTTTTATGAAGGGGTAGAGTGGCTCGAAGCGTTGGGAGTTGATGTTATAAATGCATCTCTGGGTTATTTTAATTTTGATAGTCTGCAGACATCATATATATTTGATGATCTAACAGGTAATAAAGCTATAACTTCACGAGCTGTAAATAAAGCAGCCGAGAGGGGAGTTCTGTTTATTGTAGCTGCAGGAAATAACGGACCCGGGACAGAGACAATCAATACACCCGCTGATGCCGATAGTGTTCTTGCTGTTGGTTCTGTAAATTTTGATAAGAATGTTTCGAGGTTTAGTTCACGGGGTGGTGATGCTTTGCAGCGTAAAAGACCACACTTGTCAGCACAAGGTGGTGGAGTGCTTGTTGTAAATCCAAATAATGATGAATCGCTTTTTATAAGTGGTGGTACATCGCTGTCTTCCCCTGTGATTTCCGGTGCTGCGGCTCTTATAATCTCTGCTTTTCCAGAAATCAAACCTTATGAATTGAAGGATATTTTATTTAAAAGTGCTGATAATTATCCAGAACAAAACAATGTCACAGGTTATGGAATACCGGATATCTACAGAGCTGTAACTAATTATGGTATCTATATTTCACCTCCTGTTATATACAGCATACATCATTTTAGAAGGGTGCTTGCAAAAGTGAAATATATTGAGCCAATTAGTGAAGTGAGTTTATTTGTACAGTTTTACGGCTCAGGCTTTTTTGATGAATTCAGAATGATTTACGGGGGTGATAATTACTTCTTTGCAGAGCTACCGATTAATTCTTTCAAAATGAAAAATGCATACGCATATATCACGGCAAAATCAGAAAGTAAGAGTAGAAGAATGCCCATTTACGAAGACAGTTTGTTTCCGATTTCTCCTGAAAACCTTGATATTGTACCTTTTGGTTTAACTTTACATAATGATAGGATCAGATACGTAGAGACTGCCGGAAGCTTTGTTTATCCTTCAATAATTCCAAGGTTTTCACGAAGTATTAATCTAATTACTTATTCCGACAGCAACAGCGAGGTGAGAGTATATGCAAATGATTTGCTTGGTAAGGAAATATTTAAGAAAATTATTGATAATCCGGGCATAGGCATCATAGAAACTGAAATTCCGACAAATGATTTATTATCAGGAATTTACACAATCCGAGTAATTTCTTCCGGAAGAAATGAAACTATAAAATTTATAATTTATTAA
- a CDS encoding response regulator, which produces MVDYSILVIDDDVWMQRILSKTMQSYGFKITYLASNGFDGIAYAIEYKPTLIIIDILMPELSGHQIVKILKKIKLTQNIPILVISAMSDVENLGLAVKNGVAGFVSKPFTRATIYDKLLEIFGKEKLTMISRGERIDGFEQPKDYSVVKSKEPETLDLLLSESPIIKNITEHEIAPKSEPTPVSKQDQLLQHYQEDEKRSIESIRKMLLKKK; this is translated from the coding sequence ATGGTAGATTACTCAATATTGGTTATTGATGATGATGTCTGGATGCAGAGAATATTGTCCAAGACTATGCAAAGCTATGGTTTTAAGATAACTTATCTTGCTTCAAACGGATTTGATGGAATTGCTTACGCTATCGAATATAAACCCACATTAATCATTATTGATATTTTAATGCCTGAACTTTCAGGACATCAAATAGTTAAAATACTCAAGAAAATCAAACTAACTCAGAATATTCCAATTTTAGTAATTTCAGCAATGAGCGATGTAGAAAATCTTGGATTGGCAGTAAAAAATGGTGTTGCGGGTTTTGTCTCAAAGCCTTTTACAAGAGCCACAATATACGATAAATTACTTGAAATTTTCGGAAAAGAAAAATTAACTATGATTTCGCGAGGGGAAAGAATTGATGGTTTCGAGCAACCAAAAGATTATAGTGTAGTTAAATCAAAAGAACCCGAAACTTTAGATTTATTATTATCAGAATCACCAATCATCAAGAATATCACAGAACATGAAATAGCTCCAAAATCAGAACCTACACCCGTCTCCAAACAAGACCAGCTACTACAGCATTATCAGGAAGACGAAAAACGAAGCATTGAATCTATCCGTAAAATGTTACTTAAGAAGAAGTAA
- a CDS encoding LOG family protein — protein sequence MEFRNPDNVAKGRLEKAQKSYDNKEFIHSKDGRLIRIMSEYAYPDQYFRKYGINGTIVFYGSARTLSLEEFDVRLKDLNDELARVEPDKKIFIQEKIDMHMKTYDMTRTYSDAVILAEKLAEWAKTLPENQRKLYICTGGGPGMMEAGNRGASRANSPNIGLNISLPFEQYPNNYITPDLNFEFHYFFMRKFWFVYYAKALVALPGGFGTLDEVMEILTLKQTLKVTKPLPIVLYNEKFWRNLINFDYLVEMGMINKSDLDLFVYANSPDDAFEYLKEKIILNSK from the coding sequence ATGGAATTCAGAAATCCGGATAATGTAGCAAAAGGCAGACTCGAAAAAGCACAAAAATCTTATGATAATAAAGAATTTATACATTCTAAAGACGGCAGACTAATCAGAATTATGTCTGAATATGCTTACCCTGACCAATATTTCAGAAAATATGGTATAAACGGTACAATAGTATTCTATGGTTCAGCCCGCACTTTATCACTTGAAGAATTTGACGTTCGGCTGAAAGACTTAAATGATGAACTCGCACGTGTTGAACCTGATAAAAAAATATTTATTCAGGAAAAAATTGACATGCACATGAAAACTTATGATATGACCCGCACATATTCTGATGCTGTTATTTTAGCTGAAAAACTTGCAGAATGGGCAAAAACATTACCGGAAAACCAAAGAAAATTATATATTTGTACAGGTGGTGGTCCGGGAATGATGGAAGCCGGTAACAGAGGTGCGTCGAGAGCTAATTCTCCCAATATTGGACTCAATATTAGTTTGCCTTTCGAGCAGTACCCAAATAATTATATCACACCTGACTTAAATTTCGAATTTCACTATTTTTTTATGCGCAAATTTTGGTTCGTATATTATGCCAAAGCATTGGTGGCACTTCCGGGTGGCTTCGGCACACTTGATGAAGTGATGGAAATCCTAACATTAAAACAAACTCTGAAAGTTACAAAACCACTTCCAATTGTGCTTTATAACGAGAAATTTTGGAGAAATCTTATAAATTTTGATTATCTGGTTGAAATGGGTATGATTAATAAAAGCGATTTGGATTTATTTGTCTATGCGAATTCACCCGATGATGCTTTCGAATATCTAAAAGAAAAAATAATTTTAAACAGTAAATAA
- a CDS encoding archaeosortase/exosortase family protein: MKNKDKILRLVKFFGIYIGFIALYYVFISLDDNAAFKAYINFTSYISSLFIGIFDSSVKVSEQVIQGKSFNIILSFGCEGSEPMAVFTAGVLAYSASIKSKLSGLSIGLASLYFLNILRIALLYLIGNVLPSSFDLFHTTIFPIIFIIVALLFWILWIKKSADIKS, translated from the coding sequence TTGAAAAACAAAGATAAAATATTACGATTAGTTAAATTCTTCGGCATATATATTGGTTTTATTGCATTATATTATGTATTCATAAGTTTGGATGATAATGCTGCATTTAAAGCCTATATTAATTTCACAAGCTATATAAGCAGTTTGTTTATTGGTATATTTGACAGTTCGGTCAAGGTCTCTGAGCAGGTAATCCAAGGAAAGTCATTCAATATTATTCTATCATTCGGATGTGAAGGTTCCGAACCAATGGCAGTCTTTACAGCCGGTGTTCTGGCATACTCAGCCAGTATAAAATCTAAATTGTCCGGACTTTCAATTGGACTTGCATCTCTATATTTTCTCAATATATTGCGAATTGCACTACTTTATTTAATTGGCAATGTCTTGCCTTCATCTTTTGACCTATTTCACACGACAATTTTTCCGATAATTTTTATTATTGTTGCTTTGCTTTTCTGGATATTATGGATAAAAAAATCAGCCGATATAAAATCATAA
- a CDS encoding OFA family MFS transporter produces MSLTDSKNKGWFVTSIGLLINLALGILYAWSVLKESILQSINSGDLSGFKCDMASLNDPYAVCILAFAFSMTFAGKLQDKRGPSFTAKIGGLLVGTGFILSSLSTNYYLWIIGFGIMGGTGIGFGYSATTPAALKWFSSAKTGLIAGIVVSGFGLAPVFIAPLASFLVGGFGLQSTMMIFGIVFLIFISGLAFFLKNPPIGYIPKEAVKSNNAQNQPKNQVEYDSIAMLKTLRFYLMWVIFFIGSGAGLMVIGSISGIAKASMGESAFIAVAIMAIGNALGRVVAGVVSDKMAKSSTLFIILVSQSGLMFLCYFIMDTSPSASIIVLIATLIGFNYGANLSLFPSFTKGFWGMKNFGMNYGILMSAWGLGGFVFSRLAQSLFASTGSNNTSFLIAGCCLGLCLYLTVVLLEIKSMN; encoded by the coding sequence ATGAGTTTAACAGATTCAAAAAACAAAGGATGGTTTGTAACATCTATTGGTCTTTTAATTAATTTGGCTTTGGGTATCCTGTATGCATGGAGTGTATTAAAAGAATCTATTCTTCAGTCAATCAATTCAGGTGACTTAAGTGGCTTTAAATGCGACATGGCATCGCTTAACGACCCTTATGCAGTATGTATTTTAGCATTTGCTTTTTCTATGACCTTTGCCGGAAAACTGCAGGATAAAAGAGGACCTTCTTTCACAGCTAAAATTGGCGGGCTTCTTGTTGGGACAGGATTCATTTTATCATCTTTGTCAACAAATTATTATCTCTGGATTATTGGTTTTGGAATTATGGGCGGTACAGGAATTGGGTTTGGATATTCAGCCACAACTCCTGCGGCGCTAAAATGGTTTTCATCAGCAAAAACGGGTTTAATTGCGGGTATTGTGGTATCAGGTTTTGGACTTGCTCCAGTTTTTATTGCTCCTTTAGCATCTTTCCTAGTAGGTGGTTTTGGACTTCAGAGTACTATGATGATTTTCGGAATTGTCTTTCTGATTTTTATAAGCGGCTTAGCATTTTTCCTTAAAAACCCGCCTATCGGTTATATTCCTAAAGAAGCAGTCAAGAGCAATAATGCTCAAAATCAACCCAAGAATCAAGTAGAATATGATTCGATTGCAATGCTGAAGACATTGAGATTCTATTTGATGTGGGTGATATTCTTTATTGGTTCCGGAGCCGGTTTGATGGTCATTGGAAGCATATCCGGTATTGCGAAAGCGAGCATGGGAGAATCTGCTTTCATCGCAGTAGCTATAATGGCTATTGGCAATGCTTTAGGAAGAGTAGTTGCAGGTGTAGTGTCTGATAAAATGGCAAAATCCTCCACTTTATTTATAATATTAGTTTCACAAAGTGGATTAATGTTTCTATGTTATTTCATTATGGATACCAGTCCATCAGCATCAATCATTGTTTTGATTGCTACATTAATCGGTTTTAATTACGGAGCAAATTTATCATTATTTCCGTCCTTTACCAAAGGTTTCTGGGGAATGAAAAATTTCGGAATGAATTATGGTATTTTGATGTCTGCCTGGGGATTGGGAGGATTTGTTTTTAGCAGATTAGCTCAATCACTATTTGCAAGCACAGGAAGTAACAATACCTCATTTCTGATTGCTGGTTGCTGTCTTGGATTGTGTTTGTACCTAACAGTTGTTTTACTTGAAATTAAGAGTATGAACTAA
- a CDS encoding SDR family oxidoreductase, whose translation MASILITGSGRRLGRGLALNYALKGWNVILHYNNSNEIAYHTLKEIKSIGVNATIFQADVKNFDDFKAGFERILNDIEYPEVLVNNAAIYPSSRNLSNTDEWLWDEVMNTNLKAYFLISKLFSEKAKTGSRVINIASLGAFQIWKGRIPYNVSKAGVIQLTKALAKDLAPKISVNSVSPGSIDIENEAPTDGLALKVENIPMKRYGNIKDVFDAVYFFSTASSYITGQNINVDGGYYL comes from the coding sequence ATGGCATCAATTTTAATTACAGGAAGCGGCAGAAGATTAGGCAGAGGGCTTGCATTAAATTACGCTCTCAAAGGCTGGAATGTTATACTTCATTATAATAATTCCAATGAAATCGCCTATCACACTTTAAAAGAAATAAAGAGTATAGGTGTTAATGCTACGATTTTTCAAGCTGATGTAAAAAATTTCGATGATTTTAAAGCCGGTTTTGAAAGAATATTAAATGATATTGAATATCCTGAAGTATTAGTGAATAATGCAGCTATTTATCCTTCATCCCGCAATTTATCAAATACTGACGAGTGGCTCTGGGACGAGGTAATGAACACAAATTTGAAAGCTTATTTTCTAATTTCCAAATTATTTAGCGAGAAAGCCAAAACCGGCTCACGAGTCATAAATATTGCTTCACTTGGAGCATTTCAAATTTGGAAGGGTCGCATTCCGTACAATGTATCAAAAGCAGGAGTTATTCAACTTACGAAGGCACTTGCTAAAGACCTGGCGCCAAAAATTTCTGTAAATTCAGTATCACCGGGAAGCATTGATATTGAAAATGAAGCTCCAACGGACGGACTTGCCCTAAAAGTTGAAAATATTCCAATGAAAAGATACGGTAATATAAAAGATGTTTTTGATGCAGTTTATTTTTTTTCGACGGCATCAAGTTATATAACAGGTCAGAACATAAATGTTGATGGTGGTTACTATCTATAA
- a CDS encoding TlpA family protein disulfide reductase, whose amino-acid sequence MKYLISIMLIFSNYVLNSSELTFTPELPQTGDTVNVQFSGNQRFNNHDKIDLVYYIFNANDINPVGMETQLIKSGSNWKGSFVVPEKAVYAMFKIFATGDYIDKIDINNGLYWEILVHQDLKPMRGAKLRAALARLGSISSNIDRLPEFHNAIKLLEEELMLYPDNLAAELGLVTTLFDTKKINSDNFQKRIEEIAKKRIDLNDESAVRSKSRALFAINDKVEAELLEKNYVQRFPNSEMAEDFMISEISSADNLESFTRYCEDFFRKYPKSINLERIFLAYISGYLQNNKIDELISKLDSIPNAPGYAYARIARNLYAYYKSKDLLSTAGNQDFLISLINKAEDNNTKQSKSEFEDKPIIYSNGEWLDILDVQLGTIKEIRAEILSSIQPAIAVPYYENAIKILRNNSNSSIYERFIELLISLSDSAKALEVSEDALIKGKLSDNISEIHRDLCKSLLYMNDSLYNLRADTIFSKSREIKKEIYLNEILDQDEFQYALETLEGTFVDFRDLSGKVAVFNFFASWCDPCITMFPAFVELYNLYFDSPDVELVSVNTLEKDNFNLESLKRFVVQNDLTFPVVRDVMGVIPRQMGVIGLPTLAIFDRNSHVRFLVRGFSNNESLLDEVAGRVEFLLDNPDVK is encoded by the coding sequence ATGAAATATTTAATTTCAATCATGCTGATATTCAGCAATTATGTCTTAAATTCCTCGGAACTCACTTTCACGCCTGAATTGCCACAAACAGGTGATACAGTAAATGTGCAGTTCTCCGGCAATCAAAGATTTAATAATCATGATAAAATTGATTTAGTTTATTATATATTTAATGCTAATGACATTAATCCTGTCGGTATGGAAACTCAGCTTATTAAATCCGGAAGCAATTGGAAAGGTAGCTTCGTAGTTCCTGAAAAAGCTGTCTATGCAATGTTTAAGATTTTCGCAACAGGTGATTATATTGATAAGATTGATATTAATAACGGACTTTATTGGGAAATTCTCGTCCATCAAGATCTCAAACCCATGCGCGGTGCTAAGCTCAGAGCTGCACTTGCAAGGCTTGGAAGCATCAGTTCTAATATAGACAGGCTACCAGAATTTCATAACGCAATCAAGTTACTTGAAGAGGAATTAATGCTTTATCCTGATAATTTAGCAGCTGAACTTGGATTAGTAACTACCTTATTTGATACAAAGAAAATCAACTCCGATAATTTTCAGAAAAGAATTGAAGAAATTGCAAAAAAGCGAATTGATTTGAATGATGAATCAGCAGTGAGAAGCAAATCCCGTGCACTTTTTGCAATCAATGATAAAGTTGAAGCCGAATTGCTTGAGAAAAATTACGTACAGAGATTTCCAAATTCCGAGATGGCGGAAGACTTCATGATTTCAGAAATTTCATCTGCAGATAATCTGGAGTCTTTTACAAGATACTGCGAGGATTTTTTTAGAAAATATCCAAAATCAATAAATCTTGAGAGAATATTTTTAGCTTATATTTCGGGTTATTTGCAAAATAATAAAATTGATGAGTTAATTAGCAAACTTGACTCGATTCCCAATGCACCGGGATATGCTTATGCAAGAATAGCAAGAAATCTTTATGCTTATTATAAATCAAAAGATTTGCTGAGTACAGCCGGTAATCAGGATTTTCTTATCTCACTAATTAATAAAGCTGAAGATAACAACACTAAACAGTCAAAATCTGAATTTGAAGATAAACCAATTATTTATTCGAATGGAGAATGGCTGGATATTTTAGATGTTCAACTTGGCACTATCAAGGAAATCAGAGCCGAGATTTTAAGCAGTATTCAGCCGGCAATAGCTGTCCCCTACTATGAAAATGCAATAAAAATTTTACGGAATAATTCAAATTCATCTATTTATGAAAGATTTATTGAATTGTTGATTTCATTGAGTGATTCTGCCAAAGCTCTTGAAGTGTCAGAAGATGCATTAATCAAGGGTAAATTAAGCGATAATATAAGTGAAATTCACAGAGATTTATGCAAAAGTCTGCTTTATATGAATGATTCACTTTACAATCTCAGAGCCGATACGATTTTTTCAAAGAGTAGGGAGATTAAAAAAGAAATATATTTGAATGAAATTTTAGATCAGGATGAGTTTCAATATGCACTTGAAACCCTCGAAGGAACTTTCGTTGATTTTCGGGATTTAAGCGGCAAAGTAGCTGTATTCAATTTCTTCGCTTCATGGTGTGACCCTTGTATAACAATGTTTCCTGCATTTGTTGAGTTATATAATTTATATTTTGATAGTCCTGATGTTGAATTAGTATCAGTTAATACTCTCGAAAAAGATAATTTCAATCTTGAATCACTAAAGCGTTTCGTTGTTCAGAATGATTTAACATTTCCGGTAGTTCGGGATGTAATGGGAGTAATTCCAAGGCAAATGGGAGTAATCGGTTTGCCTACACTCGCAATATTTGACAGAAATTCTCACGTCAGATTCCTTGTACGCGGATTTTCAAACAACGAAAGCCTGCTTGATGAAGTTGCTGGACGAGTAGAATTTTTGCTTGACAATCCTGATGTTAAATAA